From one Streptomyces sp. NBC_01478 genomic stretch:
- a CDS encoding DUF4240 domain-containing protein, translating to MTWAAFWALIATLNGEATQASCRRLAEELSRRSVPDIIGFAERHAEALYRLDQEKFGTLPVADMTGRNGGPLPQSADGFLYARCAVVAAGQAAWEGAFFDADKFAPYTSAECEGEWLLYVPDRAYELATRKEWDRSTPYCFESYSNKDGWPNLGS from the coding sequence ATGACATGGGCCGCCTTCTGGGCGCTGATAGCCACCCTGAACGGCGAAGCCACGCAGGCGAGTTGCCGGCGCCTGGCTGAGGAGCTGAGTCGCCGTTCCGTTCCCGACATCATCGGCTTCGCGGAACGACATGCCGAGGCTCTGTACCGCCTGGACCAAGAGAAGTTCGGGACGCTTCCCGTTGCCGACATGACGGGCCGGAACGGCGGGCCCTTGCCGCAGTCTGCCGACGGGTTCCTGTACGCCCGTTGCGCTGTCGTCGCCGCAGGACAGGCCGCATGGGAAGGCGCTTTCTTCGATGCCGACAAGTTCGCCCCGTACACCTCCGCCGAGTGTGAGGGGGAGTGGCTGCTGTATGTGCCGGATCGGGCATACGAACTCGCCACCAGGAAGGAGTGGGACCGCTCAACCCCGTACTGCTTCGAGAGCTACTCCAACAAGGATGGATGGCCAAACCTGGGGAGCTGA
- a CDS encoding DUF4062 domain-containing protein encodes MMSTEAAVGRLLSEAERGDWPQGGDLRSAFVIGKRHVLTAWHCVRPLGGTKARLWLRLQPQAKTAADFIEVPVEYEAHCPALDAALLTVDESRIERPSGAHLLAYLERIALPLASEVSAHDAVRIGGFPLRNAAHYATLYVGKVQTADQVIGNRLAVRVSADAFAARFAEWPDGMSGGPLLRRFPDGVERVVGIVTSYPRAAGDDGALGGSVICRRISDIGAVFPEVEEAESRTVAGASGRAGLPRAAVGLRAGAKVYISCGFGVPEPYREVAADVCRRHGLVPVLPDGFSPEPPPTMSERRGRIAECRIFVLLLGDRAGGCPPEDVADCTELEYEAATADDRIVVLPFLAGPKPLGSAPDTVVSEWSVAEPRDLADFRTRLEARHAARALSSPAKFREELFQAITRHLAPRQSHRETDRRQWQAVGRSLPSPPDMCALPVYIGGTPFTGRSSELADLDGWAQSADPVMVVDAIGGTGKSALTWQWATQRAPTVMNERAGSFWWSFYDGSAYMERFMYELLGYLRPNQSFDMRRVRRDQVPSLVINELSRRPFLVVLDGFERLLMAYHRSDPSKVTDDDIDADRRANKHAMIEGHGYDFVRRLVAVGPSKILVSTRMVPDALEGPGGGLLPGVRHLRLPGLSDRDVQELLGRLGVTGGAEEIREFFCPLGNHPLLITIVAGLVRDHRQAPGDFSSWRRAQPFEIHKVNLTARRNHVLAAALDGLDSAESRLLGWVSVLTGAVGWDLLSSINPYTELTGGRPDKAGALLDSALRSLEVRGLLWWNRTANTYDMHPVVRAYAHNQLDSSERIGANERIRDYFQANPPADLGQVTSVEDLQQTIALFRALTGAQQHGAASSLWNRQLANPLLVGLGANATVAELLEPYEATSEIQMRACLSISLHLAGRHSRGLSLELALLGDLLTLGDIYEVRTSLGRAATHYRSMGRLAMYAKALALLGTGLTREHQGDGLALRLRMAILEAISGDAVAARNALAVLDAAPPMRSGNNPWFASDVRYWRLVLGHRAGVGLEVAEIEQAERESSDWRNRVRLSTLKFEMLVDKGDHLRAKSVADDIDRLRRVGGQEVLPAENALALAHLGRREEAAAAVEECRMAMPRLHESDRPHQLLATALELLGREAEAVECALLARRRAWADGPRFTYRWDLERAELALARLGARLAPLPDAGAEQAAFPHQVGIERLLQGKNRGWLPSSRWPVK; translated from the coding sequence ATGATGTCGACCGAGGCTGCGGTGGGGCGGCTGCTCAGTGAGGCGGAACGCGGTGACTGGCCCCAGGGCGGCGATCTGCGCAGTGCCTTCGTGATCGGAAAGCGCCACGTACTGACCGCGTGGCACTGTGTACGGCCCCTGGGAGGGACGAAGGCCCGTCTCTGGCTCCGGTTACAGCCACAGGCGAAGACCGCCGCAGACTTCATCGAAGTCCCCGTGGAATACGAGGCCCATTGCCCCGCACTTGACGCGGCACTGCTGACCGTCGATGAGAGCAGGATCGAGCGGCCCAGCGGTGCGCATCTCCTCGCATACCTCGAACGGATCGCCCTTCCTCTGGCATCGGAGGTGTCCGCCCACGATGCCGTCAGGATCGGGGGCTTCCCCCTGCGCAACGCGGCGCACTACGCGACCCTGTACGTCGGGAAGGTGCAGACGGCCGACCAGGTGATCGGGAACAGGCTGGCGGTCCGGGTGTCGGCAGACGCATTCGCCGCGCGCTTTGCTGAGTGGCCGGACGGCATGTCGGGCGGCCCTCTGCTGCGGCGGTTTCCGGACGGCGTTGAGCGGGTCGTAGGCATCGTCACCTCATACCCGAGGGCGGCCGGAGACGACGGCGCACTCGGCGGCAGCGTCATCTGTCGACGCATCAGCGACATCGGCGCAGTGTTTCCCGAAGTCGAGGAGGCCGAGTCCCGAACCGTCGCAGGCGCATCCGGTCGTGCGGGACTGCCACGGGCCGCGGTCGGGTTGCGGGCCGGGGCGAAGGTCTACATCTCCTGCGGGTTCGGCGTACCCGAGCCCTACCGCGAGGTCGCCGCCGATGTCTGCCGCCGTCATGGGTTGGTTCCTGTTCTCCCGGACGGCTTCTCGCCCGAGCCACCACCAACGATGAGCGAACGCCGGGGACGGATCGCTGAGTGCCGTATCTTCGTTCTCCTCCTCGGCGATCGAGCCGGCGGATGTCCGCCCGAAGACGTTGCAGACTGCACTGAGTTGGAATACGAGGCTGCGACAGCCGACGACCGTATCGTCGTTCTGCCGTTCCTCGCCGGTCCCAAGCCTCTCGGGTCGGCCCCGGACACAGTCGTGTCGGAGTGGTCCGTCGCGGAACCGCGGGACCTCGCTGACTTCAGAACTCGTCTTGAGGCGCGGCACGCGGCCAGGGCCCTCTCGTCACCGGCGAAGTTCAGGGAGGAACTCTTCCAGGCCATCACCCGCCACCTGGCGCCCCGCCAGAGCCACAGGGAAACCGATCGACGCCAGTGGCAGGCGGTAGGCCGAAGCCTGCCGTCGCCGCCGGACATGTGTGCCCTGCCTGTCTACATCGGCGGCACACCGTTCACCGGCCGTTCCTCTGAACTTGCTGACCTCGATGGGTGGGCGCAGTCGGCCGATCCCGTCATGGTGGTCGACGCGATCGGTGGCACGGGCAAGAGTGCCCTCACGTGGCAGTGGGCGACACAGCGCGCCCCAACCGTGATGAACGAGCGGGCGGGCAGCTTCTGGTGGAGCTTCTACGACGGCTCCGCATACATGGAGCGGTTTATGTACGAGCTGCTCGGCTACCTGAGGCCGAACCAGTCGTTCGACATGCGCAGGGTCCGGAGGGACCAGGTGCCGAGTCTCGTCATCAACGAACTGAGCAGGCGCCCGTTCCTTGTTGTGCTCGATGGGTTCGAGCGGCTTCTCATGGCCTATCACCGTAGCGATCCCTCCAAGGTCACGGACGACGATATCGACGCCGACCGCCGGGCCAACAAGCATGCGATGATCGAAGGCCACGGCTACGACTTCGTTCGCCGCCTTGTCGCGGTCGGCCCGTCGAAGATCCTTGTCAGTACGAGGATGGTCCCTGACGCCTTGGAGGGGCCGGGCGGGGGACTGCTGCCCGGGGTCCGGCACCTGCGGCTTCCCGGTCTCAGCGACCGCGACGTGCAGGAACTGCTCGGTCGGCTCGGCGTCACCGGCGGCGCGGAAGAAATCAGAGAGTTCTTTTGCCCGCTGGGCAACCACCCGCTGTTGATCACGATCGTCGCCGGGCTGGTGCGTGACCATCGGCAGGCACCAGGGGACTTCAGTAGCTGGCGCAGGGCGCAGCCCTTCGAGATTCACAAGGTGAACCTCACCGCCCGCCGCAACCACGTTCTTGCCGCGGCTCTAGACGGCCTCGACTCGGCCGAGTCGAGGCTGCTGGGCTGGGTCTCGGTACTGACTGGGGCGGTCGGCTGGGACCTGCTCAGCAGTATCAACCCGTATACGGAACTGACCGGAGGCCGACCCGACAAGGCGGGGGCGCTCCTGGACAGTGCGCTGCGCAGCCTGGAAGTCCGCGGCCTGCTGTGGTGGAACAGGACGGCCAACACGTACGACATGCATCCCGTGGTGCGCGCCTACGCACACAATCAGCTCGACAGTAGTGAGCGCATCGGCGCCAATGAGCGCATCAGGGACTACTTCCAGGCCAATCCGCCAGCGGACCTCGGGCAGGTGACCAGTGTCGAGGATCTACAACAGACCATCGCGCTGTTCCGTGCCCTCACTGGAGCCCAGCAGCACGGGGCGGCCTCATCGCTCTGGAACAGGCAGTTGGCCAACCCCCTGCTCGTCGGTCTCGGAGCCAACGCCACCGTGGCGGAACTGCTGGAGCCCTACGAAGCCACCAGTGAGATCCAGATGCGTGCCTGCCTGTCCATCTCTCTACATCTAGCCGGCCGGCACAGCCGTGGGCTGTCGCTCGAACTTGCTCTGCTCGGCGATCTGCTCACGCTCGGAGACATCTATGAGGTCCGCACTTCCCTGGGGCGAGCGGCTACCCACTACCGGTCCATGGGACGACTGGCGATGTACGCGAAGGCGCTCGCTTTGCTGGGAACGGGGCTGACGAGAGAACACCAAGGTGACGGCCTCGCGCTGCGTCTGCGCATGGCAATTCTCGAAGCCATCAGCGGAGATGCTGTCGCTGCCCGCAACGCGCTCGCCGTTCTGGACGCAGCGCCGCCCATGAGGTCGGGAAACAACCCCTGGTTCGCAAGTGACGTCCGATACTGGAGACTTGTACTCGGACATCGAGCTGGTGTCGGCCTGGAGGTCGCGGAGATCGAACAGGCTGAACGCGAATCTTCCGATTGGCGGAACAGGGTTCGTCTTTCCACTTTGAAGTTCGAGATGTTGGTTGACAAGGGCGATCATCTCCGCGCCAAGTCCGTCGCCGATGACATCGACCGGCTGCGCAGGGTCGGCGGGCAGGAGGTACTACCCGCCGAGAACGCCCTCGCTTTGGCTCACCTGGGGCGACGTGAGGAGGCGGCGGCCGCCGTCGAGGAGTGTCGTATGGCGATGCCCCGCCTGCACGAGTCCGATCGACCTCATCAACTCCTGGCAACGGCACTTGAGTTGCTCGGCCGCGAGGCGGAGGCGGTGGAGTGTGCCCTCCTCGCGCGCCGACGGGCGTGGGCAGACGGCCCCCGCTTCACCTACCGCTGGGATCTTGAGAGAGCCGAACTTGCACTGGCCCGCCTTGGCGCCCGGCTCGCCCCGCTGCCGGACGCGGGCGCGGAACAGGCTGCGTTTCCCCACCAGGTTGGAATCGAACGGCTACTGCAAGGAAAGAACAGGGGATGGCTACCGTCGAGTAGGTGGCCGGTGAAGTGA
- a CDS encoding cold-shock protein, whose product MTQGTVKWFNAEKGFGFVSQDGGGPDVFVHYSAINASGFRSLEENQRVQYDVKQGPKGPQAENVTPITEASWDIA is encoded by the coding sequence ATGACACAGGGAACCGTGAAGTGGTTCAACGCGGAGAAGGGATTCGGATTCGTCTCCCAGGACGGTGGCGGCCCGGATGTCTTCGTGCACTACAGCGCGATCAACGCATCGGGCTTCCGCAGTCTTGAGGAGAATCAGCGAGTGCAGTACGACGTCAAACAGGGCCCCAAGGGGCCGCAGGCGGAAAACGTGACACCCATCACGGAAGCCTCCTGGGATATCGCATAG
- a CDS encoding IS5 family transposase (programmed frameshift): MVERLVPDELWELFQRVVPDAPSRPQGGGRRRHGDREVLAAIVFVATSGCTWQQLPTASFGPSGATAHRRFTEWSKARVWAKLHRLVLDELGSRGELDWSRCAIDSVNMRALKGELTGPNPVDRGKYGSKIHLITERTGLPLSIGISGANTHDSQALIPLVQGIPPIRSRRGRRRRRPHKLHADKGYDYNHLRRWLSSRGIRHRIARKGIETSQRLGRHRWTIERTMSWLTGCRRLHRRYERKADHFLAFTSIACTLICYRRLTK; encoded by the exons ATCGTTGAGCGGCTGGTGCCGGATGAGTTGTGGGAACTGTTCCAGCGGGTGGTGCCGGATGCGCCCTCGCGGCCCCAGGGTGGGGGCCGACGCCGGCACGGTGACCGCGAAGTGCTGGCCGCAATCGTCTTCGTGGCGACCTCGGGCTGCACGTGGCAGCAGTTGCCGACCGCGTCGTTCGGGCCGTCCGGCGCGACGGCTCACCGGCGTTTCACCGAGTGGTCGAAGGCCCGGGTGTGGGCCAAGCTCCACCGTCTGGTGCTCGACGAACTCGGCTCCCGTGGAGAGTTGGACTGGTCGCGGTGCGCGATCGACTCGGTGAACATGCGGGCCCTG AAAGGGGAACTGACAGGTCCGAATCCTGTAGACCGGGGTAAGTACGGGTCAAAGATCCACTTGATCACGGAGCGCACCGGACTGCCCCTGTCCATCGGCATCTCGGGCGCCAACACGCACGACAGCCAGGCACTGATCCCCTTGGTGCAGGGCATACCGCCGATCCGCTCCCGCCGAGGACGCCGACGGCGCAGGCCCCACAAACTCCACGCCGACAAGGGCTACGACTACAACCACCTGCGACGTTGGTTATCCAGCCGGGGCATCCGGCACCGCATCGCCCGCAAGGGCATCGAGACCTCGCAGCGACTCGGCCGCCACCGTTGGACCATCGAACGCACCATGTCCTGGCTCACCGGATGCCGACGCCTGCACCGCCGCTACGAACGCAAAGCCGACCACTTCCTCGCCTTCACCAGCATCGCCTGCACCTTGATCTGCTACCGCAGACTCACCAAATGA
- a CDS encoding IS481 family transposase produces MSVVEQRYHAVMEVAAGASKTEVAARYGVSRQSVHAWVRRYEAGGLAGLADRSHRPRSHPWQMPAGVEAAVLELRRLHPRWGQRRLRHELGRRGVEPVPSEASVYRILVRHQMIVPVRRRRRREDYRRWERPGPMQLWQMDVMGGFWLADGRELKLVTGVDDHSRFCVIASVVERATGRAVCAAFTAALVGFGCPEEVLTDNGKQFTGRFGTPGPSTEVLFDRICRLNGIKHRLTRPRSPTTTGKIERFHQSLRRELLDDLGPFADLHAAQAVIDGWREDYNTVRPHQSLDMAVPASRFRPAAADGVELRLPARLTDVTAGEGRTGQRVERVGEAVLGSPEAVEVDRVVPPSGNLAVAGQQFWFGPRHAGAAVTLWMDSTTVHVSLDGRRIKTVPSRLSTADLVRLRASGARAAGPAPAGRLAGPLATRLPVQVARTVNASGVVGLAGQQITVGVLLAGQRVVLRLDGPLMQVIADGVLVRTLPCPIPPRRRAYISDAQLSPLPPKAPQEAVRVGRKVSARGSIQVCGQQVQVGMVHARTVVTVEVTDTTLHVFDHDGHRLRTLPRTTSKEVTRFKAYGTKNRTTG; encoded by the coding sequence CTGAGCGTGGTCGAGCAGCGCTATCACGCGGTCATGGAAGTGGCTGCTGGAGCATCGAAGACGGAGGTTGCGGCCCGGTATGGGGTCTCGCGGCAGTCGGTGCATGCGTGGGTGCGCCGGTATGAGGCAGGTGGTCTGGCGGGTCTGGCGGACCGGTCGCATCGTCCGAGGTCGCATCCGTGGCAGATGCCGGCCGGTGTGGAGGCGGCGGTGCTGGAGCTGCGCAGGCTGCATCCGCGGTGGGGTCAGCGCCGGTTGCGTCATGAGCTGGGGCGTCGTGGGGTGGAGCCGGTGCCGTCGGAGGCGTCGGTGTATCGGATCCTGGTGCGCCATCAGATGATCGTCCCGGTCAGGAGGCGCCGGCGTCGGGAGGATTACCGGCGGTGGGAGCGGCCGGGGCCGATGCAGTTGTGGCAGATGGATGTGATGGGCGGGTTCTGGCTGGCCGACGGCCGTGAGCTGAAGCTGGTGACCGGCGTCGATGACCATTCGAGGTTCTGTGTGATCGCCTCGGTGGTGGAGCGGGCGACCGGGCGGGCGGTGTGTGCGGCTTTCACTGCTGCGCTGGTGGGGTTCGGCTGTCCGGAGGAGGTGCTGACCGACAACGGGAAGCAGTTCACCGGCCGGTTCGGGACTCCGGGGCCGTCCACGGAGGTGTTGTTCGACCGGATCTGCCGGCTGAACGGCATCAAGCACCGGCTGACCAGACCGCGGTCGCCGACAACCACGGGGAAGATCGAGCGGTTCCATCAGTCGCTGCGGCGTGAACTCCTCGACGACCTGGGGCCGTTCGCGGATCTGCATGCGGCGCAGGCGGTCATCGACGGCTGGCGCGAGGACTACAACACCGTGCGTCCGCACCAGTCGCTGGACATGGCCGTCCCGGCGAGCCGGTTCCGTCCCGCCGCGGCCGACGGGGTTGAACTGCGGCTTCCGGCCCGGCTGACCGACGTGACGGCCGGCGAGGGACGGACGGGGCAGAGGGTTGAGCGGGTCGGGGAGGCGGTGCTGGGTTCGCCGGAGGCGGTGGAGGTGGACCGGGTGGTGCCGCCGAGCGGGAATCTCGCGGTGGCCGGTCAGCAGTTCTGGTTCGGTCCCCGGCATGCGGGCGCTGCGGTGACGCTGTGGATGGACAGCACTACTGTCCACGTCAGTCTGGACGGCAGGCGCATCAAGACCGTGCCGTCGCGGCTGAGCACCGCGGATCTGGTGCGGCTGCGGGCGTCCGGGGCTCGTGCGGCCGGTCCCGCCCCGGCAGGCCGGCTCGCCGGTCCGCTGGCTACCCGCTTGCCCGTCCAGGTGGCCCGCACCGTGAACGCCTCCGGAGTGGTGGGCCTGGCCGGACAGCAGATCACCGTCGGTGTCTTGCTGGCCGGACAGCGCGTGGTCCTTCGGCTGGACGGCCCTTTGATGCAGGTCATCGCTGACGGCGTGCTGGTGCGGACACTGCCGTGTCCGATCCCGCCCCGGCGGCGGGCCTATATCAGTGATGCCCAGCTCAGCCCGCTGCCGCCGAAGGCGCCGCAGGAGGCGGTCCGGGTCGGGCGGAAGGTGTCCGCCCGCGGCAGCATCCAGGTCTGCGGCCAGCAGGTCCAGGTCGGCATGGTCCATGCCCGCACCGTGGTCACCGTCGAGGTCACCGACACCACCCTGCACGTCTTCGACCACGACGGACACCGCCTGCGGACCCTGCCCCGCACCACCAGCAAGGAGGTGACCCGCTTCAAGGCCTACGGCACGAAGAACCGCACAACAGGCTAG
- a CDS encoding DUF1152 domain-containing protein has protein sequence MTRLIVAAGGGGDAVAAAMLDAALYGTKNPAVILTYAWDRLLIDPLPGPRAPSDFTHLEPLTRHVWSVPTEARPIAPAGSTLPRLASELPHTLALIDPYNGTQGLVRQLQDLVCHLEPTSIDLLDVGGDILARGDEPTLKSPLADALTLAACCQVNAPVRLLIAGPGLDGELPVAEVQSLLGPLVHTFTAKDTEPVDSVLEWHPSEATGMLAATARGVRGICEVRDAGLPIPLTDTSPTVHEVDLDATLSRNKLADAILSTTTLAEAETQSREICGHSEIDYERKKAARLKNHSPAEEFNPSAVLSRLNRFENEARNRGMTHTTFRHLTEALALPGNQRESLRALLMQTKPERYTAPLWNLTTTEPRTPTP, from the coding sequence ATGACGCGATTGATCGTCGCAGCAGGAGGCGGAGGAGACGCCGTCGCAGCAGCGATGCTCGACGCCGCCCTATACGGCACTAAGAACCCGGCAGTGATCCTCACGTACGCCTGGGATCGCTTGTTGATCGACCCACTCCCGGGCCCCCGAGCCCCCTCCGACTTCACGCACCTCGAACCCCTCACACGGCACGTCTGGTCAGTACCGACCGAGGCCCGCCCCATCGCGCCGGCGGGGTCCACCCTCCCCCGGCTCGCGTCGGAACTCCCGCACACCCTCGCCCTGATCGACCCGTACAACGGCACCCAAGGTCTGGTACGCCAACTCCAAGACCTGGTATGCCACTTGGAACCAACGTCGATCGACCTCCTGGACGTGGGCGGCGACATCCTCGCACGAGGCGACGAACCAACCCTCAAGAGCCCACTGGCCGACGCCCTGACCCTGGCCGCATGCTGCCAAGTGAACGCGCCTGTGCGCCTCTTGATCGCCGGCCCCGGCTTGGACGGCGAACTCCCCGTCGCCGAGGTACAGAGCCTCCTCGGCCCCCTCGTCCACACCTTCACGGCGAAGGACACAGAGCCGGTCGACTCAGTGCTGGAGTGGCACCCCTCCGAAGCAACCGGGATGCTCGCCGCAACGGCACGAGGAGTAAGAGGCATCTGCGAAGTACGCGACGCCGGCCTCCCCATCCCCCTCACGGACACCAGCCCGACAGTCCACGAAGTCGACCTGGACGCCACCCTGAGCCGCAACAAGCTGGCCGACGCCATCCTGTCGACGACGACTCTGGCCGAGGCAGAGACCCAAAGCCGTGAAATCTGCGGCCACTCGGAAATCGACTACGAACGCAAGAAGGCCGCTCGGCTCAAGAACCACTCACCAGCGGAGGAGTTCAACCCCAGTGCTGTGCTGTCTCGGCTCAACCGGTTCGAGAACGAGGCCCGAAACCGCGGAATGACTCACACAACGTTCCGCCACCTCACCGAGGCACTGGCCCTTCCCGGCAACCAGCGAGAATCTCTACGGGCGCTACTCATGCAGACCAAACCAGAGCGGTACACAGCTCCGCTATGGAATCTCACCACCACCGAGCCCAGGACCCCCACACCATGA
- a CDS encoding GntR family transcriptional regulator, producing MPQIEEAQPKYLQIAHYIRDQILRGDLRPGDEVPSERQLASSWKVSRPTAARSLEALSHQGLVEKRQGSGTYVRSLEVNRRARELYGRARQTGKIYTPGEYAVITSTGWREAPDHVAEALGLTKERRAVHRRRVTNNQDGPINLSIAWFAPDVGERAPKLLEPERIQEGTLMYVENMTGRQGSYAEDRMCARQGTEEEAADLQLEPRSAVLVVHHVVFDLQDRPLEFAEATYPPHRWAFEQGYPLT from the coding sequence ATGCCTCAGATTGAAGAGGCGCAGCCGAAGTATCTCCAGATCGCTCACTACATCCGCGATCAGATCCTTCGGGGTGACCTGAGGCCGGGGGACGAGGTGCCCTCGGAACGGCAACTGGCGTCGAGTTGGAAGGTGTCCAGGCCGACCGCCGCTCGGTCGTTGGAGGCGCTGAGTCATCAGGGGCTCGTCGAGAAGCGGCAGGGGTCGGGCACGTATGTGCGCAGCCTTGAAGTCAACCGGCGGGCGCGGGAGTTGTACGGGCGGGCTCGGCAGACAGGGAAGATCTACACCCCGGGCGAGTATGCGGTGATCACCTCGACCGGTTGGCGGGAGGCTCCGGATCATGTCGCTGAGGCGCTCGGCCTGACGAAGGAGCGTCGGGCAGTGCACCGGCGGCGCGTGACCAACAACCAGGACGGGCCCATCAATCTGTCCATTGCGTGGTTCGCGCCGGATGTGGGCGAGCGGGCGCCGAAGTTGCTGGAACCGGAAAGGATCCAAGAAGGCACCCTGATGTACGTCGAGAACATGACCGGCCGGCAAGGGAGTTACGCCGAAGATCGCATGTGTGCTCGGCAAGGGACCGAAGAGGAGGCCGCCGACCTCCAACTAGAGCCCAGATCAGCCGTCTTGGTTGTGCATCACGTCGTATTCGATCTCCAGGACCGGCCGTTGGAGTTCGCCGAAGCCACCTATCCGCCGCACCGTTGGGCTTTCGAGCAGGGGTACCCGCTCACCTGA
- a CDS encoding ATP-binding protein: MICAIDRHPSEDSPRLGAMTLHPLPDSVGIARRWFRKFIAPYDPACSIDDCVLMISELVTNAIVYGWSEDPWVVRVEWFREGTSLRVDVHNPGFPAGVLLRCPDADDAHGRGLLLVDSWHSGPSCYGGTVVSFVVADAWGVD, translated from the coding sequence ATGATCTGCGCGATCGACCGCCATCCCTCTGAGGATTCACCACGACTCGGAGCGATGACCCTGCATCCCTTACCCGACTCGGTAGGGATCGCGCGGCGCTGGTTCCGGAAGTTCATCGCTCCGTACGACCCTGCCTGTTCGATCGACGACTGCGTGCTGATGATCTCGGAGTTGGTCACCAACGCCATCGTCTACGGATGGTCGGAGGACCCGTGGGTCGTGCGAGTGGAATGGTTCCGCGAGGGGACTTCGCTCCGGGTCGATGTCCACAACCCGGGGTTCCCGGCAGGTGTGCTGCTGCGGTGTCCCGATGCCGACGATGCGCACGGGCGCGGGCTGCTCCTCGTCGATTCCTGGCATTCCGGGCCCAGTTGCTATGGCGGCACGGTTGTTTCCTTTGTGGTGGCCGATGCCTGGGGAGTGGATTGA
- a CDS encoding alpha/beta fold hydrolase, translating into MTTPASSPTATRTVTLPGGLSVTIQEFGENTEGTGVLVLHGGAGPRTVAGISNALSEHAYVVTPTHPGFDGTPRPERFDTVVDLAIAYLDLLDTLDLKGVMVVGNSVGGWIAAEMALRDNQGRIGALTLLNAVGIHAHMVENRVVDPRTMSPSDISQLSFASAKFRPDFASFTDEQRAAGAANQKTLAIYGGDHFTHDPKLRGRLHRVTVPVLVIWGEEDGIAPLKYGRGYADAFPNGHFAPIPDAAHFPQIEQLGATLGAIGDFVGTVVKPGGAG; encoded by the coding sequence ATGACCACCCCCGCTTCCTCCCCCACCGCCACCCGCACCGTCACCCTCCCCGGCGGACTCTCCGTCACCATCCAGGAGTTCGGCGAGAACACCGAGGGCACAGGCGTGCTGGTACTCCACGGCGGCGCCGGCCCGCGCACGGTCGCGGGCATCTCGAACGCCCTCTCCGAGCACGCGTACGTCGTCACACCGACCCACCCCGGCTTCGACGGCACGCCCCGCCCGGAACGCTTCGACACGGTGGTCGACCTGGCCATCGCCTACCTGGACCTGCTCGACACGCTGGACCTCAAGGGCGTCATGGTGGTCGGCAACTCCGTCGGCGGCTGGATCGCCGCGGAGATGGCCCTGCGCGACAACCAGGGCCGGATCGGCGCCCTGACCCTGCTGAACGCGGTCGGCATCCACGCCCACATGGTCGAGAACCGCGTCGTGGACCCGCGCACCATGTCCCCCTCCGACATCAGCCAACTGTCCTTCGCCAGCGCCAAGTTCCGCCCCGACTTCGCGTCCTTCACCGACGAACAGCGCGCCGCGGGCGCCGCCAACCAGAAGACCCTCGCGATCTACGGCGGCGACCACTTCACCCACGACCCGAAACTCCGCGGCCGCCTCCACCGCGTGACCGTCCCGGTCCTGGTCATCTGGGGCGAGGAAGACGGCATAGCCCCCCTGAAGTACGGCCGCGGCTACGCCGACGCCTTCCCCAACGGCCACTTCGCCCCGATCCCGGACGCGGCCCACTTCCCGCAGATCGAGCAGTTGGGGGCGACGCTGGGGGCGATCGGCGACTTCGTCGGCACGGTGGTGAAGCCGGGGGGTGCGGGCTGA